One Streptomyces sp. RerS4 DNA segment encodes these proteins:
- a CDS encoding ScbR family autoregulator-binding transcription factor — translation MAQQERGKRSRRSILEAAAQVFDECGYEAASTNEILSRTGLTRGSLYHHFPSKEAIAMALVEAHGQALQLPDRPVKLQAVIDLTLGFAQQLQRDPVLRASARLAIEQTSLPCPPETAYEQSMTAAVELLRQGVEQGEILPGVDIEEAAATIVGSFAGLQTMSKAYTGRADLLERLAAFWRFMLPGLATPGVIGRLRLELPPELAEA, via the coding sequence ATGGCTCAACAGGAGCGCGGGAAGCGTTCGAGACGGTCGATCCTGGAAGCCGCCGCCCAGGTGTTCGACGAGTGCGGGTACGAAGCGGCCAGCACCAACGAGATCCTTTCGCGCACGGGTCTGACCCGTGGCTCGCTGTACCACCACTTCCCGTCCAAGGAAGCGATCGCCATGGCGCTGGTCGAAGCCCATGGACAGGCCCTCCAGTTGCCGGACCGGCCCGTGAAGCTCCAGGCCGTCATCGACCTCACTCTGGGCTTCGCGCAGCAGCTCCAGCGCGACCCGGTTCTGCGCGCCAGCGCGCGCCTGGCCATAGAGCAGACGTCCCTCCCCTGTCCGCCGGAGACCGCCTACGAGCAGTCGATGACCGCAGCCGTCGAGCTGCTGCGCCAAGGCGTGGAGCAAGGGGAGATCCTCCCCGGGGTGGACATCGAGGAGGCGGCGGCAACCATCGTCGGTTCCTTCGCCGGCCTCCAGACCATGTCCAAGGCGTACACGGGTCGGGCGGACCTCCTCGAACGGCTCGCCGCGTTCTGGCGTTTCATGCTTCCCGGCCTGGCCACGCCGGGCGTGATCGGGCGGCTGCGTCTGGAGCTGCCGCCCGAGCTCGCGGAGGCCTGA
- a CDS encoding response regulator transcription factor → MNRQAMDLMEPTSGRYTPQLTAPAQPRRTVVRSGAGREGALRVLIVESDSRAADSLLKGLVRQNYSAHSVDTGAQALRSHHDADLVLLDLDLPDLDGLEVCRGIRAVSDTPIITVTARGSELDRVLGLQAGCDDYLVKPYGFRELLARMDAVMRRVRVRPVTSRVINHGALRIDASARIATLDGAPVDLTRKEFDLLHLLASQPETVVPRRQIMAQVWDDAWSPQGRTVDTHVSTLRGKLGSSKWITTVRGVGFRLGHA, encoded by the coding sequence ATGAACCGGCAGGCCATGGACCTGATGGAGCCGACATCGGGGCGCTACACGCCCCAACTCACGGCACCGGCTCAGCCCCGCAGAACGGTGGTGCGGTCAGGGGCCGGCCGGGAGGGGGCCCTGCGCGTTCTGATCGTCGAGAGCGACAGCCGGGCAGCCGATTCACTGCTCAAGGGCTTGGTGCGCCAGAACTACTCCGCGCACAGCGTGGACACCGGCGCACAGGCGCTGCGCTCCCATCACGACGCCGACCTCGTACTGCTCGATCTCGACCTGCCGGACCTGGACGGTCTGGAGGTGTGCAGGGGGATCCGGGCGGTCAGCGACACCCCGATCATCACCGTCACGGCACGCGGCTCGGAGCTCGACCGCGTCCTCGGGCTCCAGGCCGGATGCGACGACTACCTGGTCAAACCCTATGGGTTCAGGGAACTCCTGGCCCGGATGGATGCCGTGATGCGCCGGGTGCGCGTCCGGCCCGTCACCTCCCGGGTCATCAACCACGGCGCGCTCCGCATCGACGCGAGTGCCCGCATCGCCACGCTGGACGGGGCGCCGGTCGACCTGACCCGTAAGGAGTTCGACCTGCTGCACCTGTTGGCTTCCCAGCCCGAGACCGTCGTACCGCGCCGTCAGATCATGGCGCAGGTGTGGGACGACGCCTGGTCCCCGCAGGGCCGCACCGTCGACACGCACGTCAGCACCCTGCGCGGCAAGCTCGGCTCCAGCAAGTGGATCACCACGGTCCGCGGGGTCGGGTTCCGCCTCGGGCACGCCTAG
- a CDS encoding ScbA/BarX family gamma-butyrolactone biosynthesis protein — MPYVAPSSDENRATTRPTVMVPREYVHRVAVSEVFLTGWKPAAEVTGGATDGAEFVVRAQWPRTHTVFVPNGGSLDSMLLIESVRQAGTLLSHAEFGVPFGHQFLLWDMSVDADPTLFAPAAVPVEVELRMVCAETSRRRAALTGARYDVTVLRDGRAMATASASFRCIGPEVHRRLRAGRPTAAVRTTAPALAPATVGHTGDRNVLLAHPPVGSRTGNLWELRVDTGHPNYFDHPVDHVPGMVLLEAARQAARAVTNRPKALLLALRGRFTRYAEFDAPCWIEAFPETAEATGITRVRVHGTQGRQTVFTAELGLGDPA, encoded by the coding sequence ATGCCATATGTCGCACCGTCGTCCGACGAGAACCGCGCCACCACCCGCCCCACCGTCATGGTCCCTCGCGAGTACGTCCACCGGGTCGCCGTGTCCGAGGTGTTCCTGACGGGGTGGAAACCGGCGGCCGAGGTCACGGGCGGCGCGACGGACGGGGCCGAATTCGTGGTCCGGGCCCAATGGCCGCGCACCCACACGGTGTTCGTACCGAACGGCGGTTCCCTCGATTCCATGCTGCTGATCGAGTCCGTCCGCCAGGCGGGCACGCTCCTGTCCCACGCGGAGTTCGGGGTGCCGTTCGGCCACCAGTTCCTGCTCTGGGACATGTCGGTCGACGCGGACCCCACGCTCTTCGCTCCGGCCGCCGTCCCGGTGGAGGTCGAGCTGCGCATGGTGTGCGCCGAGACCTCCCGCCGGCGCGCGGCGCTCACCGGTGCGCGCTACGACGTCACGGTGCTGCGCGACGGCCGAGCGATGGCCACCGCGAGCGCCTCCTTCCGCTGCATCGGGCCCGAGGTGCACCGCCGACTGCGGGCCGGCCGTCCCACCGCCGCCGTACGCACGACGGCCCCCGCACTCGCTCCCGCCACCGTGGGGCACACCGGCGACCGCAACGTCCTCCTCGCCCACCCGCCGGTCGGATCGCGCACCGGGAACCTCTGGGAACTGCGGGTGGACACCGGACACCCCAACTACTTCGACCACCCCGTGGACCACGTCCCCGGCATGGTGCTCCTCGAAGCCGCCCGTCAGGCCGCCCGCGCGGTGACCAACAGGCCGAAGGCCCTGCTGCTCGCCCTGAGGGGCCGCTTCACGCGCTACGCCGAATTCGACGCACCGTGCTGGATCGAAGCGTTTCCCGAGACGGCCGAAGCCACTGGCATCACCCGTGTGCGGGTGCACGGCACGCAAGGCCGGCAGACCGTCTTCACCGCCGAACTCGGTCTCGGCGACCCGGCTTGA
- a CDS encoding acetyl/propionyl/methylcrotonyl-CoA carboxylase subunit alpha, whose protein sequence is MRKVLIANRGEIAVRVARACRDAGIASVAVYADPDRDALHVRAADEAFALGGDTPAASYLDISKVLQAAADSGADAIHPGYGFLSENADFAQAVIDAGLTWIGPPPQAIRDLGDKVAARHIALRAGAPLVAGTPDPVSGADEVVAFAREHGLPIAIKAAFGGGGRGLKVARTLEEVPELYDSAVREAVAAFGRGECFVEQYLDKPRHVETQCLADSHGNVVVVSTRDCSLQRRHQKLVEEAPAPFLTEAQNAELYAASKAILKEAGYVGAGTVEFLVSADGLISFLEVNTRLQVEHPVTEEVSGIDLVREMFRIADGEALGYDDPALRGHSIEFRINGEDPGRGFLPAPGTVTTFQPPSGPGVRLDAGVESGSVIGPAWDSLLAKLIVTGATREQALQRASRALEEFRVEGMATAIPFHRAVVTDPAFAPTDGTPFTVHTRWIETEFVNDIPAFVAPAAEDTEDEPGRETVVVEVGGKRLEVSLPSSLGMTLARTAAAGGAKPKRRAAKKSGPAASGDTLASPMQGTIVKVAVEEGQQVNEGDLVVVLEAMKMEQPLNAHRSGTIVGLNAEVGASLTSGATICEIKD, encoded by the coding sequence GTGCGTAAGGTGCTCATTGCGAACCGCGGCGAGATCGCTGTCCGCGTTGCTCGGGCCTGCCGGGATGCCGGGATCGCGAGCGTAGCCGTCTACGCCGATCCGGACCGGGACGCCCTGCACGTCCGCGCGGCAGACGAAGCTTTCGCGTTGGGCGGTGACACCCCGGCGGCCAGCTACCTCGACATCTCCAAGGTCCTGCAGGCCGCCGCCGACTCCGGCGCGGACGCCATCCACCCCGGATACGGCTTCCTCTCGGAGAACGCCGACTTCGCCCAGGCCGTCATCGACGCCGGACTGACCTGGATCGGCCCCCCGCCCCAGGCCATCCGCGACCTCGGCGACAAGGTCGCCGCCCGCCACATCGCCCTGCGCGCCGGCGCCCCCCTCGTCGCCGGCACTCCCGACCCCGTCTCCGGAGCCGACGAGGTCGTCGCCTTCGCCCGCGAGCACGGCCTGCCCATCGCCATCAAGGCCGCCTTCGGCGGCGGCGGCCGCGGCCTGAAGGTCGCCCGCACCCTCGAAGAGGTCCCCGAGCTCTACGACTCCGCCGTCCGCGAGGCCGTCGCCGCCTTCGGCCGGGGCGAATGCTTCGTCGAGCAGTACCTCGACAAGCCCCGCCACGTCGAAACCCAGTGCCTCGCCGACTCCCACGGCAACGTCGTCGTCGTCTCCACCCGCGACTGCTCCCTCCAGCGCCGCCATCAGAAGCTCGTCGAGGAAGCCCCGGCGCCGTTCCTGACGGAAGCCCAGAACGCCGAGCTGTACGCCGCCTCCAAGGCGATCCTGAAGGAGGCCGGCTACGTCGGCGCCGGCACGGTCGAGTTCCTGGTCTCCGCGGACGGTCTGATCTCCTTCCTGGAGGTCAACACCCGCCTCCAGGTCGAACACCCCGTCACCGAAGAGGTCTCCGGCATCGACCTCGTCCGCGAGATGTTCCGCATCGCCGACGGCGAGGCACTCGGCTACGACGACCCCGCCCTGCGCGGCCACTCCATCGAGTTCCGCATCAACGGCGAAGACCCCGGCCGCGGCTTCCTGCCCGCCCCCGGCACCGTCACCACCTTCCAACCCCCGAGCGGCCCCGGCGTCCGCCTCGACGCCGGCGTCGAATCCGGCAGCGTGATCGGCCCCGCCTGGGACTCCCTCCTCGCCAAGCTCATCGTCACCGGCGCCACCCGCGAACAGGCCCTCCAGCGCGCCTCCCGCGCCCTGGAGGAGTTCCGCGTCGAGGGCATGGCCACCGCCATCCCCTTCCACCGCGCCGTGGTCACCGACCCCGCCTTCGCCCCCACCGACGGCACCCCGTTCACCGTCCACACCCGCTGGATCGAGACCGAATTCGTCAACGACATCCCCGCGTTCGTCGCTCCGGCGGCCGAGGACACCGAGGACGAGCCGGGTCGCGAGACCGTCGTGGTCGAGGTGGGCGGCAAGCGCCTGGAGGTCTCCCTGCCCTCCTCGCTGGGCATGACCCTGGCCCGTACGGCCGCCGCCGGCGGTGCCAAGCCCAAGCGTCGCGCCGCCAAGAAGTCCGGACCGGCCGCGTCCGGCGACACCCTGGCGTCCCCGATGCAGGGAACCATCGTCAAGGTCGCCGTCGAGGAGGGCCAGCAGGTCAACGAGGGCGACCTCGTCGTCGTCCTGGAGGCCATGAAGATGGAGCAGCCGCTCAACGCGCACCGCTCCGGCACCATCGTCGGCCTGAACGCCGAGGTCGGCGCCTCCCTCACCTCCGGCGCCACCATCTGCGAGATCAAGGACTGA
- a CDS encoding FAD-dependent monooxygenase — MDAEVIVVGAGPAGLMLAGELRLAGVKTIVLERLAERTGESRGLGFTARTMEVFDQRGLLPRFGDVETSPVGHFGGLPVDFGVLDGAHQAAKTVPQSKTEEVLEAWALELGADLRRGHEVVKVLDGPDAVAVEVKGPNGVQTLRAPYLVGCDGGRSTIRKAAGFDFPGTAATLEMFIADVKGLDLDPAMTGSTYSGGMVMVGPLPDGVTRLVLCERGNPPKRRTTAPGYDEVVAGWKRVTGQDISAGEPIWVTAFGNATRQISEYRRGRVLLAGDAAHIHLPAGGQGMNTSVQDAVNLGWKLASVVRGKAPEALLDTYHEERHPVGRRLLMNTRAQGLLLLSGSEVQPLRDVLTELIRYEDVSRHLAGMVSGLEIRYELDGGRHPLLGRRMPHLELAGADFKASVPDLLHAGRGVLLDLTDNEVLRRRAAGWTDRVDIVTAEPHGLRADSPLAGTTAVLLRPDGHVAWAAPGSHGDLPMALERWFGPAR, encoded by the coding sequence ATGGATGCTGAAGTCATAGTCGTGGGAGCCGGCCCGGCCGGCCTGATGCTGGCCGGCGAGCTACGGCTGGCCGGCGTCAAGACCATCGTGCTCGAACGGCTCGCGGAGCGCACCGGCGAGTCGCGTGGACTGGGTTTCACGGCCCGCACGATGGAGGTGTTCGACCAGCGCGGCCTGTTGCCGCGGTTCGGCGACGTGGAGACCAGCCCCGTCGGCCACTTCGGTGGGCTCCCCGTCGACTTCGGCGTCCTGGACGGCGCGCACCAGGCGGCCAAGACCGTCCCGCAGTCGAAGACCGAGGAGGTCCTGGAGGCCTGGGCGCTGGAACTGGGCGCCGACCTGCGGCGGGGCCACGAGGTCGTCAAGGTCCTCGACGGCCCGGACGCCGTGGCGGTCGAGGTCAAGGGGCCGAACGGCGTCCAGACGCTGCGCGCCCCCTACCTCGTCGGCTGTGACGGCGGTCGCAGCACGATCCGCAAGGCCGCGGGCTTCGACTTCCCCGGGACCGCGGCGACCCTGGAGATGTTCATCGCGGACGTCAAGGGGCTCGACCTGGACCCCGCCATGACCGGCTCGACGTACTCGGGCGGCATGGTCATGGTCGGCCCGCTGCCCGACGGCGTCACCCGGCTGGTCCTGTGCGAACGCGGCAACCCGCCCAAGCGTCGGACCACCGCCCCCGGTTACGACGAGGTCGTGGCGGGATGGAAGCGGGTCACCGGCCAGGACATCTCGGCGGGGGAGCCCATCTGGGTCACCGCCTTCGGGAACGCCACGCGGCAGATCAGCGAGTACCGGCGCGGCCGGGTACTGCTGGCCGGCGACGCCGCGCACATCCACCTGCCCGCGGGCGGCCAGGGGATGAACACCAGCGTCCAGGACGCCGTCAACCTGGGCTGGAAGCTGGCGTCGGTGGTACGGGGCAAGGCTCCCGAAGCGCTGCTGGACACCTATCACGAGGAACGCCACCCCGTCGGCCGGCGGCTGCTGATGAACACCCGGGCGCAGGGCCTGCTGCTCCTCTCCGGCTCCGAGGTCCAGCCCCTGCGCGACGTACTGACCGAACTCATCCGGTACGAGGACGTCAGCAGGCACCTCGCCGGAATGGTCAGCGGCCTGGAGATCCGCTACGAGCTGGACGGCGGCCGGCACCCGCTCCTCGGGCGCCGCATGCCCCACCTGGAGCTGGCCGGCGCGGACTTCAAGGCGTCGGTTCCCGACCTGCTCCACGCAGGCCGCGGCGTCCTGCTCGACCTGACCGACAACGAGGTCCTGCGACGCCGGGCCGCCGGCTGGACCGACCGGGTCGACATCGTGACGGCGGAGCCCCACGGCCTCCGCGCCGACAGCCCGCTCGCGGGCACCACGGCCGTCCTGCTCCGCCCCGACGGCCACGTGGCCTGGGCCGCCCCGGGAAGCCACGGCGACCTGCCGATGGCGCTGGAGCGCTGGTTCGGCCCCGCCCGCTGA
- a CDS encoding TcmI family type II polyketide cyclase, protein MHSTLIVARMDLKSSVEVADLFAEFDRTDMPHRMGTRRRQLFAYKGLYFHLQDFDADNGGELIEEAKTDPRFVGISEDLKPFIQPYDPQTWRSPKDAMATRFYDWSAAR, encoded by the coding sequence ATGCACAGCACCCTCATCGTGGCGCGTATGGACCTGAAGTCCAGCGTCGAGGTGGCCGACCTGTTCGCCGAGTTCGACCGGACGGACATGCCCCACCGCATGGGGACCCGCCGCCGGCAGTTGTTCGCCTACAAGGGCCTGTACTTCCACCTGCAGGACTTCGACGCGGACAACGGCGGCGAACTGATCGAGGAGGCCAAGACCGACCCCCGCTTCGTCGGGATCAGCGAGGACCTCAAGCCGTTCATCCAGCCCTACGACCCCCAGACCTGGCGTTCCCCCAAGGACGCGATGGCGACCCGCTTCTACGACTGGTCGGCCGCCCGGTGA
- a CDS encoding beta-ketoacyl-[acyl-carrier-protein] synthase family protein: MSRRVVITGVGVLAPGGLGTKNFWSLLSEGRTATRRISFFDPSSFRSQVAAEADFDPELYGLTPQEIRRMDRAAQFGVVAAREALADSGLDLAGFDPHRTGVTVGSAVGATTGLDTEYRVVSDGGRLDLVDHRYAPQHLYGYFVPSSFSAEVAWAVGAEGPATVVSTGCTSGIDSVGHAVELIREGSADVMIAGATDAPISPITMACFDAIKATTPRNDDAEHASRPFDGTRNGFVLGEGAAVFVLEELEMARRRGAHIYAEVAGYASRANAFHMTGLRPDGREMAEAIRVALGEARLNPEAVDYINAHGSGTKQNDRHETAAFKLSLGEHAYRTPVSSIKSMVGHSLGAIGSIEIAASVLAMENHVVPPTANLHTPDPECDLDYVPLTAREHTTDTVLTVGSGFGGFQSAMVLARPERNTA; encoded by the coding sequence GTGAGCCGTCGCGTAGTCATCACCGGGGTCGGCGTCCTGGCGCCGGGCGGCCTCGGCACCAAGAACTTCTGGAGCCTGCTCAGCGAAGGGCGTACGGCCACCCGCCGGATCAGCTTCTTCGACCCGTCCTCGTTCCGCTCCCAGGTGGCGGCGGAGGCCGACTTCGACCCGGAGTTGTACGGGCTGACGCCGCAGGAGATCCGCCGGATGGACCGGGCGGCCCAGTTCGGCGTCGTCGCCGCCCGGGAGGCACTGGCCGACAGCGGCCTGGACCTCGCCGGCTTCGACCCGCACCGTACGGGCGTCACCGTCGGCAGCGCCGTCGGAGCGACCACCGGACTCGACACCGAGTACCGCGTGGTCAGCGACGGGGGCCGGCTGGACCTGGTCGACCACCGCTACGCCCCCCAGCACCTCTACGGCTACTTCGTGCCCAGTTCCTTCTCGGCCGAGGTGGCCTGGGCGGTCGGTGCGGAAGGGCCGGCCACCGTCGTCTCCACCGGCTGCACCTCCGGTATCGACTCCGTCGGCCATGCCGTCGAGCTGATCCGTGAGGGCAGCGCCGACGTCATGATCGCCGGAGCCACGGACGCCCCGATCTCGCCGATCACCATGGCGTGCTTCGACGCGATCAAGGCGACCACCCCCCGCAACGACGACGCGGAGCACGCCTCCCGGCCCTTCGACGGCACCCGCAACGGGTTCGTCCTGGGCGAGGGCGCGGCCGTGTTCGTCCTCGAAGAGCTGGAGATGGCCCGGCGCCGGGGCGCCCACATCTACGCCGAGGTCGCGGGCTACGCCTCGCGGGCCAACGCCTTCCACATGACCGGCCTGCGGCCCGACGGCCGCGAGATGGCCGAGGCCATCCGGGTCGCGCTGGGCGAGGCACGGCTGAACCCCGAGGCCGTCGACTACATCAACGCCCACGGCTCGGGCACCAAGCAGAACGACCGCCACGAGACGGCGGCCTTCAAGCTCAGCCTCGGCGAGCACGCCTATCGCACGCCCGTCAGCTCCATCAAGTCGATGGTGGGGCACTCCCTCGGCGCCATCGGATCCATCGAGATCGCCGCGTCCGTACTCGCCATGGAGAACCACGTGGTCCCGCCGACCGCGAACCTCCACACCCCCGACCCCGAGTGCGACCTCGACTACGTCCCGCTCACCGCCCGTGAGCACACCACCGACACGGTCCTGACGGTCGGCAGCGGCTTCGGCGGGTTCCAGAGCGCGATGGTGCTGGCCCGACCGGAGAGGAACACCGCATGA
- a CDS encoding ketosynthase chain-length factor, translated as MSIHPRSTVITGIGIATPSGFGVEDYWSATRIGKNAIGPVSRFDATGYDAKLAGEIADFSAPDHLPGRLIKQTDRMTQLALVATDAAFEDAGVKPGDVDEFDMGVVTASSAGGFEFGQNELKRLWSQGSQYVSAYQSFAWFYAVNSGQISIRNGIRGHSGVVVSDQAGGLDAIAQARRQIRKGSKLICSGGFDASICPWGWVAQQTNGHMSTSDDPDRAYLPFDSAARGYVAGEGGALLILEDAEAARARGARNVYGEIAGYGSTFDPKPGSGRESGLRRAIELALADAGLGPGDIDVVFADAVGVPELDRDEAAAISAVFGPYAVPVTAPKTMTGRLHAGASSVDVVAAVLSMREGLIPPTTNVTLAPEYDIDLVVGYPRTASVRAALVLARGIGGFNSALVVRGTP; from the coding sequence ATGAGCATCCATCCCCGCAGCACGGTGATCACCGGCATCGGCATCGCCACCCCCAGCGGCTTCGGCGTGGAGGACTACTGGTCCGCCACCCGGATCGGGAAGAACGCGATCGGCCCCGTCAGCCGGTTCGACGCCACCGGCTACGACGCCAAACTGGCGGGCGAGATCGCCGACTTCAGCGCCCCGGACCACCTTCCCGGCCGGCTGATCAAGCAGACCGACCGGATGACGCAGCTGGCCCTGGTGGCCACCGACGCGGCCTTCGAGGACGCCGGGGTCAAGCCGGGCGACGTCGACGAGTTCGACATGGGCGTCGTCACCGCCAGCAGCGCCGGCGGCTTCGAGTTCGGCCAGAACGAGCTGAAGCGGCTGTGGAGCCAGGGCAGCCAGTACGTGAGCGCGTACCAGTCGTTCGCCTGGTTCTACGCGGTCAACAGCGGCCAGATATCGATCCGCAACGGGATACGGGGCCACAGCGGCGTCGTCGTCAGCGACCAGGCGGGCGGCCTCGACGCGATAGCCCAGGCCCGGCGACAGATCCGCAAGGGAAGCAAGCTGATCTGCTCGGGCGGCTTCGACGCCTCCATTTGCCCGTGGGGCTGGGTGGCCCAGCAGACCAACGGCCACATGAGCACCAGCGACGACCCCGACCGGGCCTACCTGCCCTTCGACTCCGCCGCCCGCGGCTACGTCGCGGGCGAGGGCGGCGCGCTCCTGATCCTGGAGGACGCCGAAGCCGCCCGTGCGCGCGGCGCGCGCAACGTCTACGGGGAGATCGCCGGATACGGCTCGACCTTCGACCCCAAGCCGGGCTCCGGCCGGGAGTCCGGGCTGCGCCGGGCGATCGAACTGGCCCTGGCCGACGCGGGCCTGGGCCCCGGCGACATCGACGTGGTGTTCGCCGACGCCGTCGGCGTGCCCGAGCTCGACCGGGATGAGGCCGCCGCGATCAGCGCCGTGTTCGGCCCCTACGCGGTCCCCGTCACCGCACCCAAGACCATGACGGGCCGGCTTCACGCCGGGGCGTCGTCCGTGGACGTCGTGGCCGCCGTGCTCTCCATGCGCGAGGGCCTGATCCCCCCCACGACCAACGTCACCCTCGCCCCGGAGTACGACATCGACCTGGTCGTCGGATATCCGCGTACGGCCTCCGTACGTGCCGCCCTGGTCCTCGCGCGCGGCATCGGCGGTTTCAACTCCGCCCTCGTCGTCCGCGGCACCCCGTAG
- a CDS encoding acyl carrier protein: MSQEFTLTDLKRILLEGAGADEGVDLDGDILDTEFENLGYESLALLETGSRIEREYGISLDDDIFADNLTPRSLLVAVNRLLPQSLPA, translated from the coding sequence ATGTCCCAGGAATTCACCCTGACCGACCTCAAGCGCATCCTGCTGGAGGGCGCCGGCGCCGACGAGGGCGTCGACCTCGACGGCGACATCCTCGACACCGAGTTCGAGAACCTCGGCTACGAGTCGCTCGCCCTGCTGGAGACCGGAAGCCGCATCGAGCGCGAGTACGGCATCTCCCTCGACGACGACATCTTCGCCGACAACCTCACCCCGCGCTCCCTGCTGGTCGCCGTCAACCGGCTGCTCCCGCAGTCCCTCCCGGCCTGA
- the fabG gene encoding 3-oxoacyl-ACP reductase FabG, which yields MTQQDQPVALVTGATSGIGLAVARLLANQGHRVFIGARSADNVADTVEKLRAEGLDVDGTTLDVRSTDDARAFVQAAVERFGTVDVLVNNAGRSGGGVTADITDELWADVIETNLNSVFRLTREVLTTGGMRDKPSGRIVNIASTAGKQGVVLGAPYSASKHGVVGFTKALGNELAPTGITVNAVCPGYVETPMAQRVRQGYAAAYDSTEEAILARFQSKIPLGRYSTPEEVAGLVGYLVSDTAASITAQALNVCGGLGNF from the coding sequence ATGACCCAGCAGGACCAGCCCGTCGCCCTCGTCACCGGCGCCACCAGCGGTATCGGCCTCGCCGTCGCACGACTGCTGGCCAACCAGGGCCACCGCGTCTTCATCGGCGCGCGCAGCGCCGACAACGTCGCCGACACCGTCGAAAAGCTGCGCGCCGAAGGACTGGACGTCGACGGCACGACCCTGGACGTCCGCTCCACCGACGACGCCCGCGCCTTCGTCCAGGCCGCCGTCGAGCGCTTCGGCACCGTCGACGTGCTCGTCAACAACGCGGGCCGCAGCGGTGGCGGCGTCACGGCCGACATCACCGACGAGCTGTGGGCGGACGTCATCGAGACCAACCTCAACAGCGTCTTCCGCCTGACCCGCGAAGTCCTCACCACCGGAGGCATGCGCGACAAGCCGAGCGGCCGCATCGTCAACATCGCCTCCACCGCCGGCAAGCAGGGCGTGGTCCTCGGCGCCCCCTACTCGGCGTCCAAGCACGGCGTCGTCGGCTTCACCAAGGCCCTCGGCAACGAACTCGCCCCCACCGGCATCACCGTCAACGCCGTCTGCCCCGGGTACGTCGAGACGCCGATGGCCCAGCGGGTGCGCCAGGGATACGCCGCCGCCTACGACTCCACCGAGGAGGCGATCCTCGCCCGCTTCCAGTCGAAGATCCCGCTCGGCCGCTACTCCACGCCCGAGGAGGTCGCCGGCCTCGTCGGCTACCTCGTCTCCGACACGGCCGCCTCCATCACCGCGCAGGCCCTGAACGTCTGCGGCGGCCTCGGCAACTTCTGA
- a CDS encoding aromatase/cyclase has translation MTKKVEHEITVRAPAAEVYRLIAEVENWPRIFPPTVYVDHLDRGENDERIRIWATANGEVKNWTSLRTLDPEALRITFRQEVSAPPVASMGGAWIIEPIADDVSRIRLLHDYAAIADDPDDLKWIDEAVDRNSRSELAALKANLELAHATAEVTFSFEDTVHVEGSAKDLYDFVNEADRWQERLPHVATVRLDEVSPGLQILEMDTRAKDGSTHTTKSYRVCFPHHKIAYKQVTLPALMTLHTGYWTFTDTEDGVTASSQHTVVLNTENITRVLGPEAGVAEATEYVRTALSTNSRATLGYAKAYAEQRR, from the coding sequence ATGACCAAGAAGGTTGAGCACGAGATCACCGTGCGGGCCCCCGCCGCCGAGGTCTACCGCCTGATCGCCGAGGTGGAGAACTGGCCGCGGATCTTCCCGCCGACCGTGTACGTCGACCACCTCGACCGCGGTGAGAACGACGAGCGGATCCGGATCTGGGCGACCGCCAACGGCGAGGTCAAGAACTGGACCTCGCTGCGCACCCTCGACCCCGAGGCCCTGCGCATCACCTTCCGCCAGGAGGTCTCCGCGCCGCCGGTCGCCTCCATGGGCGGTGCCTGGATCATCGAGCCGATCGCCGACGACGTGTCGCGGATCCGTCTGCTGCACGACTACGCGGCGATCGCCGACGACCCCGACGACCTGAAGTGGATCGACGAGGCGGTCGACCGGAACTCGCGCTCGGAACTCGCCGCCCTGAAGGCCAACCTGGAACTGGCGCACGCCACCGCCGAGGTCACGTTCTCCTTCGAGGACACCGTCCACGTCGAGGGCTCCGCCAAGGACCTCTACGACTTCGTCAACGAGGCCGACCGGTGGCAGGAGCGCCTGCCCCACGTCGCCACCGTCCGTCTGGACGAGGTCTCGCCCGGCCTGCAGATCCTGGAGATGGACACCCGCGCCAAGGACGGCTCGACCCACACCACCAAGTCGTACCGGGTCTGCTTCCCGCACCACAAGATCGCCTACAAGCAGGTCACCCTCCCCGCGCTGATGACCCTGCACACCGGCTACTGGACGTTCACGGACACCGAGGACGGCGTCACCGCCTCCTCGCAGCACACCGTCGTGCTGAACACCGAGAACATCACCCGCGTCCTCGGCCCGGAAGCCGGCGTCGCCGAGGCGACGGAGTACGTCCGCACGGCGCTGAGCACCAACAGCCGGGCCACGCTCGGCTACGCCAAGGCCTACGCCGAGCAGCGGCGCTGA